From a single Ornithodoros turicata isolate Travis chromosome 8, ASM3712646v1, whole genome shotgun sequence genomic region:
- the LOC135366524 gene encoding uncharacterized protein LOC135366524 isoform X1: protein MLLTRRRRVMTSPKKHGKRQRQRGTQYCCVVGCHKSLANVKGCAPQIKFYRFPGKAWETERRKAWIAAVRRKNDDGSDWVPNSSSRICSTHFVANCKSSIQTHPSYVPSIFHPPPYQKKAPNEERHRRWKKRLEAAVACSPCTVERASMTEVQEAGEDVPRLHDADDSGLLILAEVAVEAANVEPQTADQLVVRASVHRQRNLLIKKRDNHWWRGQQQERLQLHMSEIMSMRRRISSPRHKHSAEHRNVIV from the exons ATGCTTCTCACTCGACGAAGACGCGTTATGACGTCGCCAAAAAAGCACGGTAAACGGCAACGACAGCGGGGAACACAGTACTGCTGTGTCGTCGGCTGCCATAAAAGTTTGGCGAACGTCAAAGGCTGTGCTCCGCAAATCAAATTTTACCGCTTCCCTGGAAAGGCGTGGGAGACTGAAAGGCGGAAGGCGTGGATTGCCGCTGTGCGCCGCAAGAA CGACGATGGATCTGACTGGGTGCCAAATTCGTCCTCAAGAATCTGTAGCACACACTTTGTCGCCAAttgcaagagcagcattcaaACGCACCCTTCTTATGTGCCATCCATTTTTCATCCTCCTCCCTACCAGAAGAAAGCTCCAAATGAAGAGCGACATAGGAG GTGGAAAAAACGATTGGAAGCCGCGGTTGCTTGCAGCCCCTGCACAGTCGAACGTGCAAGTATGACTGAGGTTCAGGAAGCTGGAGAAGACGTGCCGAGGCTGCACGATGCTGACGATTCGGGCCTCCTCATACTAGCAGAAGTGGCAGTTGAAGCAGCAAATGTTGAACCGCAAACTGCTGATCAG CTTGTGGTCAGAGCAAGTGTACACAGGCAACGCAACCTGCTGATAAAAAAAC GTGACAACCACTGGTGGAGAGGACAACAGCAAGAACGTCTCCAATTGCACATGTCAGAGATCATGAGTATGCGGCGTCGAATTTCGAGCCCTCGTCATAAGCACAGTGCTGAACACAGAAACGTCATCGTTTGA
- the LOC135366524 gene encoding uncharacterized protein LOC135366524 isoform X3 yields the protein MLLTRRRRVMTSPKKHGKRQRQRGTQYCCVVGCHKSLANVKGCAPQIKFYRFPGKAWETERRKAWIAAVRRKNDDGSDWVPNSSSRICSTHFVANCKSSIQTHPSYVPSIFHPPPYQKKAPNEERHRRWKKRLEAAVACSPCTVERASMTEVQEAGEDVPRLHDADDSGLLILAEVAVEAANVEPQTADQVTTTGGEDNSKNVSNCTCQRS from the exons ATGCTTCTCACTCGACGAAGACGCGTTATGACGTCGCCAAAAAAGCACGGTAAACGGCAACGACAGCGGGGAACACAGTACTGCTGTGTCGTCGGCTGCCATAAAAGTTTGGCGAACGTCAAAGGCTGTGCTCCGCAAATCAAATTTTACCGCTTCCCTGGAAAGGCGTGGGAGACTGAAAGGCGGAAGGCGTGGATTGCCGCTGTGCGCCGCAAGAA CGACGATGGATCTGACTGGGTGCCAAATTCGTCCTCAAGAATCTGTAGCACACACTTTGTCGCCAAttgcaagagcagcattcaaACGCACCCTTCTTATGTGCCATCCATTTTTCATCCTCCTCCCTACCAGAAGAAAGCTCCAAATGAAGAGCGACATAGGAG GTGGAAAAAACGATTGGAAGCCGCGGTTGCTTGCAGCCCCTGCACAGTCGAACGTGCAAGTATGACTGAGGTTCAGGAAGCTGGAGAAGACGTGCCGAGGCTGCACGATGCTGACGATTCGGGCCTCCTCATACTAGCAGAAGTGGCAGTTGAAGCAGCAAATGTTGAACCGCAAACTGCTGATCAG GTGACAACCACTGGTGGAGAGGACAACAGCAAGAACGTCTCCAATTGCACATGTCAGAGATCATGA
- the LOC135366524 gene encoding uncharacterized protein LOC135366524 isoform X2 — protein MLLTRRRRVMTSPKKHGKRQRQRGTQYCCVVGCHKSLANVKGCAPQIKFYRFPGKAWETERRKAWIAAVRRKNDDGSDWVPNSSSRICSTHFVANCKSSIQTHPSYVPSIFHPPPYQKKAPNEERHRRWKKRLEAAVACSPCTVERASMTEVQEAGEDVPRLHDADDSGLLILAEVAVEAANVEPQTADQGTQTEVCFCGGNSLPFPSPSACGQSKCTQATQPADKKT, from the exons ATGCTTCTCACTCGACGAAGACGCGTTATGACGTCGCCAAAAAAGCACGGTAAACGGCAACGACAGCGGGGAACACAGTACTGCTGTGTCGTCGGCTGCCATAAAAGTTTGGCGAACGTCAAAGGCTGTGCTCCGCAAATCAAATTTTACCGCTTCCCTGGAAAGGCGTGGGAGACTGAAAGGCGGAAGGCGTGGATTGCCGCTGTGCGCCGCAAGAA CGACGATGGATCTGACTGGGTGCCAAATTCGTCCTCAAGAATCTGTAGCACACACTTTGTCGCCAAttgcaagagcagcattcaaACGCACCCTTCTTATGTGCCATCCATTTTTCATCCTCCTCCCTACCAGAAGAAAGCTCCAAATGAAGAGCGACATAGGAG GTGGAAAAAACGATTGGAAGCCGCGGTTGCTTGCAGCCCCTGCACAGTCGAACGTGCAAGTATGACTGAGGTTCAGGAAGCTGGAGAAGACGTGCCGAGGCTGCACGATGCTGACGATTCGGGCCTCCTCATACTAGCAGAAGTGGCAGTTGAAGCAGCAAATGTTGAACCGCAAACTGCTGATCAG GGTACACAAACGGAGGTATGTTTTTGTGGTGGAAACAGCCTACCCTTTCCTTCCCCCTCAGCTTGTGGTCAGAGCAAGTGTACACAGGCAACGCAACCTGCTGATAAAAAAAC GTGA
- the LOC135366523 gene encoding probable palmitoyltransferase ZDHHC24 — protein MNPILPVTRRLPNSIRDRVLCMFLFVMTPVITFFEFAVVVPRYHDTVSPVVCVHVVLGMFIVMNIMGNMFKLTTVNTSLRRARLPAVLLPGWRYCHVCQENAPPRSHHCSLCNECILKHDHHCMFVGRCVGYFNHRYFLMGLIYLWIGTMYSLIYQFEYCIDVMGGLRPLSLVMQLMPHFGFFLGFLNPLAFACAMVNLFLVLVVILCSYLLVTQIIGICRNQSAYEQRHSVGRYNVGLRRNLQEAMGSAWFLTWISPWIKSPPTGDGVHFAESIECLYRLDATKHL, from the exons ATGAATCCCATTTTGCCGGTAACTCGGAGACTACCGAACTCCATCCGGGACCGTGTGCTATGTATGTTTCTGTTTGTTATGACTCCGGTGATCACTTTTTTCGAGTTCGCCGTGGTCGTACCGCGTTACCACGACACTGTATCGCCAGTTGTGTGCGTGCACGTTGTGCTTGGAATGTTTATCGTAATGAATATTATGGGAAACATGTTTAAGTTGACGACGGTGAACACGTCCCTGAGGAGGGCCCGTTTGCCAGCCGTGTTGCTACCCGGCTGGAGGTACTGCCATGTCTGTCAGGAAAACGCCCCGCCGCGCTCTCACCATTGCAGTCTGTGTAACGAGTGCATTCTCAAGCACGACCACCACTGCATGTTCGTCGGACGCTGCGTGGGATACTTCAACCATCGCTACTTCTTAATGGGCTTGATCTACCTATGGATAG GCACCATGTATAGCCTCATCTACCAGTTCGAATACTGCATAGACGTGATGGGAGGTCTGCGTCCTCTGTCCCTCGTAATGCAGCTCATGCCGCACTTTGGCTTTTTCCTCGGCTTCCTGAACCCGCTCGCGTTCGCGTGTGCCATGGTTAACCTCTTTCTCGTCCTGGTCGTCATACTGTGTAGTTACCTGCTGGTGACGCAGATCATCGGCATCTGTCGGAACCAGTCAGCGTACGAACAGCGGCACAGCGTTGGCCGGTACAACGTGGGACTGAGGCGCAACCTGCAGGAAGCGATGGGGAGTGCCTGGTTCCTCACCTGGATATCGCCTTGGATCAAGTCGCCTCCCACGGGGGACGGGGTACATTTTGCGGAGAGCATAGAATGCTTGTATAGGCTGGATGCCACGAAACACTTGTGA